One window from the genome of Paenibacillus azoreducens encodes:
- a CDS encoding helix-turn-helix domain-containing protein, which yields MAKKGQTFCSYSWDTKKKAVDMRLQGMTKKEVAEALGIADIGRLKVWMRKYREQGDAGLIDQRGRSKETFHC from the coding sequence ATGGCCAAAAAAGGACAGACTTTCTGCTCCTATAGTTGGGATACCAAGAAGAAGGCTGTTGACATGCGTCTTCAAGGAATGACCAAAAAGGAAGTAGCCGAAGCGCTCGGAATCGCCGACATCGGCCGCTTGAAGGTATGGATGAGAAAATACCGGGAGCAGGGGGATGCCGGCTTGATTGACCAACGTGGACGCTCAAAGGAGACGTTCCATTGTTAA
- a CDS encoding MarR family winged helix-turn-helix transcriptional regulator, producing MADKTNNDEISLDLFIVLTRAYNSVVAHSIRDIQSHGLNTTEFGVLDLLYHKGPQPLQKIGEKVLISSGNITYVADKLQKKNLLVRKASPDDRRVIFADLTDEGRAFIERIFPHHQQVLVHAVEGLSVEEKKQAVELLKKLGHSAEESFKAGPVV from the coding sequence ATGGCAGACAAAACGAACAATGACGAAATATCCCTGGATCTATTTATCGTTCTTACACGTGCTTACAATTCGGTGGTCGCGCATTCCATACGCGATATTCAAAGCCACGGCCTGAACACGACAGAGTTTGGCGTACTGGATTTGCTGTATCATAAAGGCCCGCAGCCTTTGCAAAAGATCGGGGAGAAGGTGCTGATTTCGAGCGGTAACATCACCTATGTAGCCGATAAACTCCAGAAGAAAAACTTGCTGGTCCGCAAAGCGTCCCCGGATGACCGCCGCGTGATTTTCGCGGATCTGACCGATGAAGGACGGGCCTTTATCGAGCGGATTTTCCCGCATCATCAGCAGGTGCTTGTGCATGCCGTTGAGGGTCTCAGCGTAGAGGAGAAGAAGCAGGCAGTCGAACTGCTGAAGAAGTTGGGGCATTCCGCCGAAGAGAGCTTTAAGGCAGGCCCTGTCGTGTAG
- a CDS encoding GNAT family N-acetyltransferase, protein MLLNIKSYIRRPEVAELFSYAVFPDDRSVEKAVQAYESNNAWQLYGYEDGELLVGMIGYEKAGNDIVLHHISVIPENRGLGYGRGMILEVMTQENPERVIAETDEDAAQFYRNLGFVIHSLGEQYPGTERFRCVYEVADEEEEK, encoded by the coding sequence ATGCTGTTGAATATTAAATCCTACATACGCAGGCCGGAGGTGGCCGAGCTGTTTTCCTATGCGGTGTTTCCGGATGACCGTTCGGTTGAGAAGGCGGTGCAGGCTTACGAAAGCAATAATGCTTGGCAGCTGTACGGCTACGAAGACGGGGAACTGCTGGTAGGCATGATCGGATATGAGAAGGCGGGAAACGACATTGTTTTGCATCATATTTCAGTGATTCCCGAAAACCGCGGTTTAGGTTATGGCAGAGGAATGATTTTGGAGGTTATGACCCAAGAAAATCCGGAAAGAGTCATCGCCGAAACCGACGAGGACGCGGCCCAATTTTACCGCAATCTCGGTTTTGTTATACATAGCTTGGGTGAGCAATATCCGGGAACGGAACGATTCCGCTGCGTATATGAGGTAGCGGATGAAGAGGAGGAGAAGTAG
- a CDS encoding tetratricopeptide repeat protein, translating into MGKFLGFFLLWRLLGNPFLAILVILIIIYLLDRRFVGIFPSLTKPFKRMGQISKLRSEISMSPSNVSAKHELARLLIERKHNAEALKLLESIETQSGDSAEFWDDLGTVYLRQGNIQKGEACILKALDINPRVKYGQPYLRLAEVHKHKDRAKAVDYVHRFQEIQSSSCEGYYLLGMMYKALDRKDDARAAFQESIDIYRSLPKYKKRQERKWAVLSMIKKLQ; encoded by the coding sequence ATGGGAAAATTTTTGGGATTCTTTTTGTTATGGAGGCTGCTTGGCAACCCTTTTCTAGCCATTTTGGTTATACTCATCATCATCTACTTGCTGGACCGGCGTTTTGTCGGCATATTCCCAAGCTTGACCAAACCGTTTAAACGGATGGGGCAAATCTCCAAATTGCGCAGCGAAATCAGTATGAGTCCGAGCAACGTGTCCGCTAAACATGAACTTGCCAGGCTGCTCATCGAACGCAAACATAATGCGGAAGCGCTGAAGCTGCTGGAGTCGATCGAAACCCAGTCGGGGGATTCAGCCGAATTCTGGGATGACCTGGGAACCGTGTATTTGAGACAAGGGAATATCCAAAAAGGTGAAGCCTGCATACTCAAAGCTTTGGACATCAATCCCCGGGTCAAATACGGACAACCCTATTTGCGTCTGGCCGAGGTTCACAAACATAAGGACCGCGCCAAAGCCGTAGATTATGTGCATCGCTTCCAGGAAATCCAATCATCTTCCTGCGAAGGGTATTATCTGCTTGGCATGATGTACAAGGCGCTTGACCGTAAGGATGACGCCAGGGCCGCATTTCAGGAATCGATTGATATTTACCGTTCCCTTCCCAAATACAAGAAACGCCAGGAACGGAAATGGGCCGTGCTCAGCATGATAAAAAAACTGCAATAG
- a CDS encoding glycoside hydrolase family 25 protein — MQSRSGNHAKGIDVSHWQGIIDWKQVKQAGYSFAFIKATEGAKLVDDRFRANAQGARSAGLLVGAYHLTRAQKPEDVKTELEHFVQTVESAGGMSSFKLPLVLDIETKEGGSKTNISAIVREWIAQFKQRTGRTLMVYTFPNFIDTSLDNTFGSTPLWYAYYNSGTPANIGGWNSWEFIQYTNKGRVAGISGNVDLDEFKGSEAELMAAYNSQGTGPQPNVPAWKEAGRQWLVDHVGISTDWKADDQLDIGTLGAILSKYTAAVIGKKDA, encoded by the coding sequence GTGCAAAGCCGAAGCGGCAATCATGCCAAAGGGATCGATGTTTCGCACTGGCAGGGGATCATTGACTGGAAGCAAGTCAAACAAGCGGGATATTCCTTTGCATTCATCAAAGCAACGGAAGGAGCGAAGCTGGTCGATGACCGGTTTCGGGCAAACGCTCAAGGCGCCAGATCAGCCGGTTTGCTTGTTGGTGCGTATCATTTGACGCGTGCTCAAAAGCCTGAGGATGTAAAAACGGAGCTGGAGCATTTTGTGCAGACGGTAGAGAGCGCTGGAGGAATGTCTTCGTTCAAACTGCCGCTAGTTTTGGATATCGAAACAAAAGAAGGCGGATCAAAGACGAATATTTCGGCAATTGTTCGTGAGTGGATTGCCCAATTCAAGCAGCGGACAGGCCGGACGCTGATGGTATATACCTTTCCAAACTTCATAGACACTTCGCTCGACAATACGTTTGGCAGCACGCCGTTATGGTATGCCTACTATAACAGCGGGACGCCGGCCAATATAGGCGGTTGGAATTCCTGGGAATTTATCCAGTACACGAACAAAGGCCGTGTTGCCGGAATCAGCGGGAATGTGGACCTTGACGAATTTAAGGGAAGCGAGGCGGAGCTGATGGCTGCATACAATTCACAAGGAACCGGTCCCCAGCCCAATGTGCCCGCATGGAAAGAAGCGGGAAGACAGTGGCTGGTTGACCATGTGGGAATCAGTACGGATTGGAAGGCGGATGACCAGCTGGATATCGGCACGCTTGGCGCCATTTTATCCAAATATACGGCGGCCGTCATTGGTAAGAAGGACGCTTAG
- a CDS encoding SPW repeat protein: MKLRSVDNTIVALIGIWFIIAPWITGYSDDKGALWTSVVVGAVQLIASLWAFSGSGWGSWQNWISLLAGVWFIVFPFVYTVESNVMWSSIILGGVTVLLNLITLSAKD, encoded by the coding sequence ATGAAGCTAAGAAGCGTCGATAATACCATCGTCGCCTTGATCGGTATCTGGTTTATTATTGCACCTTGGATCACGGGCTACTCTGATGACAAAGGAGCATTATGGACGAGTGTCGTTGTCGGCGCCGTTCAGTTAATTGCTTCGCTGTGGGCTTTCTCCGGATCCGGATGGGGTTCCTGGCAAAACTGGATTTCGCTGCTTGCAGGCGTCTGGTTTATAGTCTTTCCGTTTGTATATACCGTAGAATCCAACGTGATGTGGAGCAGCATCATTCTCGGCGGGGTAACCGTTCTCCTCAATTTGATCACCCTGTCTGCCAAGGATTAA
- the fabF gene encoding beta-ketoacyl-ACP synthase II: MERVVITGTGLVSPLGNDVSTFWNAMLQGKSGISRIDSWDTSHMKTHMAGVVRDFDADGRFGRREARRMDRFCQFALAAAEDAIQDAGLKLEQIDKERMGVYVGSGIGGIGTLLEQEELLRSRGASRVSPLLVPMMISNMAAAMISIRTGAQGPTLSPVTACSIGNTAIGEAFRLIRAGGADVVLAGGAEAAITEISMASFGNATTLSTWDGDPKLASRPFDAGRDGFVMAEGAGILVLESLSHALKRGARIYAEVTGYGATSDAYHIVASHPEGRGAYQAMKLALHEAELEPAQVDVISAHATSTQVGDRSEMMAIKRLFGEADHRIPVTANKSMIGHMFGAAGGVEAIALVQMIQDGKIPPTINQEVPDPECDLDVVPNEARVKDIHVGISNSFGFGGHNAVIVLQKFA; this comes from the coding sequence ATGGAAAGAGTTGTGATTACAGGGACAGGGCTGGTTTCGCCGCTCGGCAATGATGTTTCAACCTTCTGGAATGCGATGCTGCAGGGGAAATCGGGAATCTCGCGGATTGACTCCTGGGATACTTCACATATGAAAACCCATATGGCCGGCGTGGTGCGCGATTTTGATGCGGATGGACGTTTCGGCAGAAGGGAAGCCCGACGTATGGATCGATTTTGCCAATTTGCGCTGGCAGCGGCCGAAGACGCCATCCAGGATGCCGGACTTAAGCTTGAACAGATCGACAAAGAGCGCATGGGAGTCTATGTCGGCTCAGGCATTGGAGGCATCGGCACCCTGTTGGAACAGGAGGAGCTGCTCCGTTCGCGCGGTGCTTCGCGCGTCAGTCCGCTGCTCGTGCCGATGATGATATCCAATATGGCCGCTGCGATGATCAGCATCCGCACCGGGGCACAGGGACCGACGCTTTCTCCGGTTACGGCCTGCTCGATTGGCAATACGGCAATCGGGGAAGCGTTCAGGCTGATTCGCGCTGGCGGAGCGGATGTGGTGCTTGCCGGGGGCGCCGAAGCGGCGATTACGGAGATTTCAATGGCGAGCTTCGGCAATGCCACTACCCTTTCCACTTGGGATGGCGATCCGAAGCTGGCCAGCCGTCCTTTTGATGCAGGCCGGGACGGGTTTGTCATGGCGGAGGGAGCCGGCATTCTGGTGCTGGAGAGCCTTTCCCACGCACTGAAGCGCGGTGCCCGGATTTATGCGGAGGTAACCGGATATGGAGCCACCTCCGACGCATACCATATTGTCGCATCCCATCCGGAAGGACGGGGAGCTTATCAGGCGATGAAGCTGGCGCTGCATGAGGCGGAACTCGAACCCGCACAGGTGGATGTAATCAGCGCCCATGCCACAAGCACGCAGGTTGGCGACCGGTCCGAGATGATGGCGATCAAACGTCTTTTTGGAGAGGCTGATCACCGCATTCCGGTAACGGCCAACAAATCGATGATCGGCCACATGTTTGGAGCGGCGGGGGGAGTGGAGGCGATTGCGCTTGTTCAAATGATCCAAGATGGCAAAATTCCTCCAACCATCAATCAGGAAGTTCCAGATCCGGAATGCGATCTGGATGTTGTGCCCAATGAAGCGCGCGTCAAGGATATTCATGTCGGAATCTCAAATTCCTTTGGTTTTGGCGGACATAATGCCGTGATCGTGCTGCAAAAGTTCGCGTGA
- the rpiA gene encoding ribose-5-phosphate isomerase RpiA, which translates to MNLKQLAAEKAVEYVKDGMRIGLGTGSTAYWAIRKIGERVREGLEIQAVATSKASEKLAQEHGIPLIPFAKLDGLDLTIDGADELDSELHLIKGGGGALLREKIVAFHSKEMIVIADESKLVDKLGSFPLPVEIIPFANEWTLASLDEISANPMLRTEEDHIFVTDNGNYIADCRFGSIDNPAELHRKLLAMPGVVDNGLFIGLAARAIIGRKDGTVTVLERK; encoded by the coding sequence ATGAATCTGAAGCAGTTGGCAGCGGAAAAAGCGGTGGAATATGTCAAGGACGGGATGCGGATTGGGCTTGGAACAGGATCGACGGCTTATTGGGCAATCCGGAAAATAGGCGAACGGGTGCGCGAAGGGCTGGAAATTCAGGCCGTGGCCACCTCGAAAGCTTCGGAAAAGCTGGCGCAGGAGCATGGAATTCCTCTGATTCCTTTTGCCAAGCTGGATGGCCTTGATCTTACGATTGACGGAGCCGATGAGCTCGACTCGGAACTTCACCTGATCAAAGGCGGCGGCGGGGCGCTGCTGCGGGAGAAAATCGTTGCTTTTCACAGCAAGGAGATGATCGTCATCGCCGATGAAAGCAAGCTGGTGGACAAGCTGGGCAGTTTTCCGCTGCCGGTGGAAATCATTCCTTTTGCAAATGAATGGACACTCGCTTCGCTGGATGAAATAAGTGCGAATCCTATGCTCAGAACGGAAGAAGATCATATCTTCGTCACGGATAACGGCAACTATATTGCGGACTGCCGTTTTGGTTCCATCGACAATCCCGCCGAACTTCACCGCAAGCTGCTGGCAATGCCGGGAGTCGTGGATAACGGCCTTTTCATCGGGCTTGCCGCCCGGGCGATCATCGGCCGCAAGGATGGCACGGTGACGGTGCTGGAACGGAAATAA
- a CDS encoding DUF2871 domain-containing protein, translated as MKLMQWTSMIYAILGLAAGVFYREFTKMNDFDGQTLLRGVHTHILVLGFIFFLIVLILGKLFDVHKAKSFKAWYWVYNIGLLLTISTMIARGIGQIKGLELVGLNHAAGLGHTIVGVGMIWLLILLGKRIKE; from the coding sequence ATGAAATTAATGCAATGGACATCGATGATTTATGCCATACTTGGATTAGCAGCAGGCGTGTTTTACCGTGAATTTACGAAAATGAATGATTTTGATGGTCAAACGCTGTTGAGAGGCGTGCATACGCATATTCTTGTGCTCGGATTTATTTTCTTCTTAATTGTATTAATATTAGGTAAACTGTTCGACGTTCATAAAGCGAAATCATTTAAAGCATGGTACTGGGTCTATAACATCGGACTTCTGCTGACCATCTCGACGATGATTGCCCGCGGTATTGGTCAAATTAAAGGACTTGAGCTCGTTGGCTTAAATCATGCAGCAGGTCTGGGACATACGATTGTAGGCGTAGGCATGATCTGGCTATTAATCCTGCTTGGCAAACGCATTAAAGAATAA
- a CDS encoding YjcZ family sporulation protein, with the protein MSGVVGGVGYCNPFASTGAILVLFILLVIILRSFWC; encoded by the coding sequence ATGAGCGGAGTTGTTGGCGGAGTAGGTTACTGCAATCCTTTCGCTTCTACGGGTGCCATTTTGGTTCTCTTTATTTTGCTGGTTATTATCTTGCGTTCTTTCTGGTGTTAA
- a CDS encoding helix-turn-helix transcriptional regulator has translation MNRDTRLQALSAFLTAQRAKIQPESVGLPSAGRRRTPGLRREEVAQLAGVSSTWYTWLEQGRDINVSSSVLDCIASALRLTADERKYLFSLAMGTPSTSIPQQEEPSISLSLQKMVDELHYCPTIISDRHCQIVGWNRAASHVFLEFDRIPLEQRNMIRLLFTRKEFRRLAVNWEHFVMGFLSIFRSYYGQYVGDAWYEQFLQEMKQVDPEFLQLWQHSQVSSAPEVVIEFRHAKMGKMLFDLTSLQVQGGADLRCSVYTPAAGSSTEAKLKRLMNKTEDSTN, from the coding sequence ATGAATCGCGATACCCGTCTACAGGCACTCTCCGCTTTTCTTACGGCCCAGCGCGCCAAAATCCAACCCGAATCAGTCGGGCTGCCTTCCGCTGGACGCCGCCGGACCCCAGGACTGCGCAGGGAAGAAGTGGCACAGCTGGCGGGAGTCAGCAGCACCTGGTATACCTGGCTGGAGCAAGGCCGGGACATCAACGTCTCCTCGTCCGTGCTCGACTGCATCGCCTCCGCTCTGCGCCTGACTGCCGATGAACGGAAATATTTGTTTTCACTGGCGATGGGGACGCCTTCAACGAGCATACCGCAGCAGGAGGAGCCTAGCATTAGCCTTTCGCTGCAAAAGATGGTGGACGAGCTGCATTACTGCCCAACGATCATTTCCGACCGGCACTGCCAAATTGTGGGCTGGAACCGCGCGGCTTCCCATGTATTTTTGGAATTCGACCGGATCCCCCTGGAACAGCGGAATATGATCCGGCTTTTGTTCACCCGCAAGGAATTTCGGAGGCTGGCCGTCAACTGGGAGCATTTTGTGATGGGATTCCTTTCGATTTTCCGTTCCTATTACGGGCAATATGTGGGGGATGCATGGTATGAGCAATTTTTGCAGGAGATGAAGCAGGTCGATCCGGAATTTCTGCAGTTATGGCAGCACAGCCAGGTCAGCAGCGCACCCGAGGTCGTCATTGAATTCCGTCATGCCAAAATGGGGAAGATGCTTTTTGACCTGACTTCCCTGCAGGTACAGGGCGGTGCCGATCTCCGCTGCAGCGTTTATACGCCTGCGGCCGGCTCTTCAACGGAAGCGAAACTGAAACGGCTGATGAATAAAACGGAGGATTCAACAAATTGA
- a CDS encoding MFS transporter yields the protein MSYIQHGTSAFRKTSLALFAGGFNTFAILYYTQPLLPEFSKEFGIPPVTASLSLSLTTLVLAFSMIIVGSLSESWGRKPIMASAMVTASILTLITAFAPNFHTLLVFRIILGAVLAGLPAIAMAYLGEEIAPSSLGAVMGLYISGNSIGGMGGRVITGIFTDLWNWRIAVAVIGLLGLIFSVFFVILLPPSRHFHARPLRFKSLLHSLGSQFKDPGMVILFTLGFLLMGSFVTLYNYIGYQLIAPPYSLSQTVVGFIFIVYIAGTFSSTWMGKMADTHGRPLMLGIGLLVFLSGALLTLSPLLAVKIAGIIIFTFGFFGAHSIASSWIGIRATHDKAQASSLYLFFYYGGSSIGGTLGGTFWGMYGWNGVIGLIASFLVVALMLSLLLARLNHQKAVA from the coding sequence ATGAGTTATATCCAGCACGGGACGTCAGCTTTCCGCAAAACAAGCCTAGCCTTGTTCGCGGGGGGTTTTAACACGTTTGCTATTCTTTATTATACTCAGCCGCTGCTGCCTGAGTTCTCCAAGGAGTTCGGCATTCCGCCGGTAACAGCCAGCCTGTCGCTATCGCTCACGACGCTGGTTCTGGCCTTCAGCATGATTATTGTCGGCTCGCTCAGCGAATCCTGGGGACGCAAGCCGATTATGGCTTCCGCAATGGTTACCGCATCCATTCTGACGCTGATCACCGCCTTCGCCCCTAACTTTCATACGTTGCTTGTATTCCGAATCATTCTGGGTGCCGTATTGGCCGGGCTTCCCGCCATTGCCATGGCTTATCTCGGCGAAGAAATTGCTCCGTCCAGCCTGGGCGCAGTAATGGGGCTGTATATTAGCGGCAACTCCATCGGCGGCATGGGCGGACGGGTGATCACCGGCATTTTCACCGATTTGTGGAACTGGCGTATCGCTGTTGCCGTCATCGGGTTGCTTGGACTGATCTTCAGTGTATTTTTCGTGATTTTACTGCCGCCATCCCGCCATTTCCATGCGCGTCCATTGCGCTTTAAATCTCTGCTGCACTCGCTGGGCAGCCAGTTTAAAGATCCGGGAATGGTGATTTTGTTTACACTTGGATTTTTGCTTATGGGCAGCTTTGTGACGCTGTACAACTATATTGGATACCAACTGATTGCGCCCCCTTATTCCTTGAGCCAAACCGTCGTCGGCTTTATTTTCATCGTATATATTGCGGGGACCTTCAGTTCCACATGGATGGGGAAAATGGCTGATACGCATGGAAGACCTTTGATGCTAGGGATCGGACTTTTGGTCTTCCTCTCCGGCGCATTGCTGACGTTAAGTCCGCTGCTTGCTGTCAAAATTGCCGGTATCATCATTTTCACGTTCGGGTTCTTCGGTGCCCACTCCATCGCCAGCTCTTGGATCGGCATCAGGGCTACGCATGATAAAGCCCAGGCTTCTTCGCTGTACCTTTTCTTTTATTATGGAGGTTCCAGCATCGGAGGTACTTTGGGCGGAACGTTCTGGGGCATGTACGGCTGGAACGGCGTGATCGGCCTCATCGCCAGCTTCTTGGTCGTCGCGCTGATGCTGTCCTTGCTGCTGGCCCGGCTTAATCATCAAAAAGCGGTTGCGTGA
- a CDS encoding GDSL-type esterase/lipase family protein, whose product MVVPYTAIGDSLTVGFGAMPGNGFVPVYRGMAERRIGEFVSYENRGINGLTSSELYENIMRSPQLRHSLKEAQIITISIGGNDLIRAAKSVPANNPIQHFNRALSSCQSNFSGIMQQLNQIKSSSRYPYIIRAVGLYNPYPRVDAATQWVQQYNRYISGFWGRNYAAADIFPAFYGRENELLSLDHLHPNGRGYKVIAEQLNRLGYYPLA is encoded by the coding sequence GTGGTGGTTCCATATACGGCGATTGGGGACTCCCTGACCGTCGGTTTTGGCGCCATGCCGGGCAACGGATTTGTGCCGGTGTACCGGGGAATGGCGGAGCGGAGAATCGGTGAATTCGTGTCTTATGAAAACAGGGGAATCAATGGGCTGACCTCTTCTGAGTTATATGAAAATATAATGCGCAGTCCCCAGCTGCGTCATTCTCTGAAGGAAGCGCAGATCATTACCATTTCGATCGGTGGCAATGATTTGATCCGGGCCGCGAAAAGCGTGCCCGCGAATAACCCGATTCAGCATTTTAATAGGGCCCTATCATCATGCCAATCCAATTTTTCGGGGATTATGCAGCAGCTTAACCAAATTAAATCCAGCAGCAGATATCCATATATCATTCGTGCAGTAGGTCTTTACAACCCGTACCCGCGGGTGGATGCCGCAACCCAGTGGGTACAGCAATATAACCGGTATATCAGCGGATTTTGGGGCAGGAATTATGCGGCGGCCGATATCTTCCCGGCATTTTACGGACGGGAAAATGAGCTGCTGTCATTAGATCATCTGCATCCCAACGGAAGAGGTTATAAGGTAATTGCGGAGCAGCTCAACAGGCTCGGTTATTATCCGCTCGCTTGA